From a single Endozoicomonas euniceicola genomic region:
- a CDS encoding RNA-guided endonuclease InsQ/TnpB family protein, whose product MLRATKVRIYPTSEQAEFLDRQFDAVRFVWNKALAIKVHYYKVRGQSLSPKKHLKPLLAKAKKSRKYSWLKNADSIALQQATINLDTAFQNFFNPKLQARFPRFKKKHGKQSSYHCTSVSVGDNWIKIPKCKPIRAKVHREIVGKVKSITLSRTLTGKYFASILADDTQEQPKQIDNLEANQVVGVDMGITGLAITSTGHKTGNPRFLKKAQRNLKRKQQALSRCKKGSKGRHKARLLVAKAHERVAFARNDFQHKLSKQLIDENQAVIVEALKVKNMLKNKRLARSIADAGWHSLITKLEYKAKQEGKHLVKIDQWFASSKTCSVCDLKQEKMPLRIRSWECSCGAIHDRDINAARNIKKQGILKLKAEGLSVSADGGLRKSGRLSVAA is encoded by the coding sequence ATGCTGAGAGCCACCAAAGTACGAATCTATCCAACATCAGAGCAGGCGGAATTTCTCGACCGTCAGTTTGATGCTGTGCGGTTCGTATGGAACAAGGCCCTGGCTATTAAGGTTCATTATTACAAGGTTCGTGGGCAGAGCCTTTCTCCCAAAAAACACCTGAAGCCCTTGCTGGCAAAAGCCAAGAAAAGCCGAAAGTACTCATGGCTGAAAAACGCTGACTCTATTGCACTGCAACAGGCCACTATCAATCTGGATACGGCCTTTCAAAACTTTTTCAATCCCAAATTGCAGGCAAGATTTCCTCGCTTCAAGAAAAAGCATGGCAAGCAAAGTAGCTACCATTGTACGTCTGTCTCTGTGGGCGATAACTGGATAAAAATCCCCAAGTGCAAGCCCATAAGGGCTAAAGTGCATCGTGAAATAGTGGGTAAGGTGAAGTCTATCACCCTGAGCAGAACGCTAACCGGCAAGTATTTTGCCTCCATATTGGCTGATGATACCCAGGAACAACCAAAACAGATTGATAATCTTGAAGCTAATCAGGTTGTCGGTGTTGATATGGGGATTACTGGTCTGGCTATCACCAGTACCGGCCATAAGACTGGCAATCCTCGCTTTCTGAAAAAAGCACAACGTAACCTGAAAAGAAAACAACAGGCTCTATCTCGCTGCAAGAAAGGCTCAAAAGGTAGGCACAAAGCCCGTTTATTGGTGGCAAAGGCGCATGAGCGTGTAGCCTTTGCCCGTAATGATTTTCAGCATAAGCTATCAAAACAACTCATCGACGAAAACCAAGCGGTGATTGTGGAGGCACTGAAAGTTAAAAACATGCTCAAGAACAAGCGTCTTGCTCGTTCTATTGCTGATGCTGGCTGGCATTCACTGATAACCAAACTCGAATACAAGGCAAAGCAGGAAGGTAAACATCTGGTGAAGATAGACCAGTGGTTTGCATCCTCTAAAACTTGCTCAGTCTGCGATTTGAAACAGGAAAAAATGCCATTGAGAATCCGATCATGGGAGTGTAGCTGTGGTGCTATCCATGACCGGGATATTAATGCAGCTCGCAATATCAAGAAGCAAGGCATATTGAAATTAAAGGCGGAAGGACTGTCCGTTTCTGCTGATGGAGGCTTGCGTAAATCCGGCAGACTGTCGGTTGCTGCCTAA
- a CDS encoding ferritin-like domain-containing protein, translating into MNIQFNIEQVLIMAERIERNTVNYYQNAAAAVEAPEQKAFLNKMVQIESQHESDFAHMRNQLTQQEKESTAFDPENHYIQYCQNHADMQKLNEQPVDFTDIGSIIRGAIEHEKEAILFYLGMKAYIPERLGKEKIDDIISEEMSHINILQEHYKVLAV; encoded by the coding sequence ATGAACATTCAGTTTAACATTGAGCAAGTGTTGATCATGGCTGAGCGTATTGAGAGGAATACGGTCAACTATTACCAGAACGCAGCGGCGGCGGTCGAAGCCCCGGAACAAAAAGCGTTCCTGAACAAAATGGTTCAGATTGAATCTCAGCATGAAAGCGATTTTGCCCACATGCGCAACCAGCTGACCCAACAGGAGAAGGAAAGCACGGCATTCGACCCTGAAAACCACTACATTCAGTACTGCCAGAACCATGCTGACATGCAGAAGCTGAATGAGCAGCCGGTGGATTTTACCGATATCGGCTCCATTATCCGTGGTGCAATCGAACATGAAAAAGAGGCGATCCTCTTCTATCTGGGTATGAAGGCTTACATTCCGGAACGACTGGGCAAGGAGAAAATAGACGACATCATTAGTGAAGAGATGTCCCATATTAATATTCTTCAGGAGCACTACAAGGTTCTGGCTGTCTGA
- a CDS encoding ankyrin repeat domain-containing protein, producing the protein MQNYSQLLQAIFSRLFILSLFTSSLLFADTGGITCEPVNGFTSVFSEKAFLTDSRRACFKTVDDNRTFFSLSSASSVFYFLSIVFSYAGKSGGDSTVFPARPGDVGSHKNQWLEELPSQASVLKTLLKNSLIPDDSFSGEANDRKRDKLEGELELAIANWQKLVKRPSYPAAVVSVSDAAMRVVITRSDGLRNTSLDSLYEKLINIQTQSYLALLDTEALEDIAGIVTAGLVAAGSSGDEDDNNNDNTHYSFDAGPEPLILVYDDKEYPEQNSAEGLIRKNQRNKRWLLKILRKKMQQAIARGHGDLARILDNRVMLITADLERLNDLSTSSTGITGNDRGSPGILSFLKASLADYDRELQQRDDDALIQALSQHPVSTDYQGIFIVSSELTSGEARLYAWWQDTATGFVYRELIKRLEQQLQSETDDISESTEKIGALVGGLRALVHRFREMSPANSSYDGRQVPNQNESHGQPNKTVASDKSSGSSTTASGAACQDNKKNNGEKGDEEEGEGEDPPNKHEHSYSKTVYCPLCKGPCNEVKPEAVTLVSGGRHSTAAKENEKLPFKPGATAEGLENAARYGNTQAVEYFLSRGVHPNDSPKALECAALNGHTEIVKALLGKGAKLSESPFAMVNAISNRHINIFYALLDTEANPDNLSYELRFAAAHEHLDIVNVLLDRGVKPCEWLRPLEWAALNRHLYIVNALLDRGARPSDSPKSLEWAASNGHLNIVNALLDKGAKPSDSPEALEWAASDGNIYIVNTLLAYGVQPSQLQKALDRAVSKGHNEVVNNLLANGAQPSLSSEMHELAISRGHTKTVEIVEAAKNHALMPGQAKSLCLQARNAIRTLLINNPANADQSLKKVIYSLPLPTHMKNYLFEPL; encoded by the coding sequence GTGCAAAATTATTCACAACTCTTGCAGGCAATCTTTTCACGGCTTTTTATTCTCTCCCTGTTTACTAGTTCCCTGCTTTTTGCTGACACCGGCGGTATTACTTGTGAACCCGTCAACGGTTTTACTTCGGTTTTTTCGGAAAAGGCGTTTTTAACAGACAGTCGTCGGGCGTGTTTTAAAACGGTTGACGATAACAGAACGTTTTTTTCTCTATCCTCTGCCAGTTCTGTTTTCTATTTTCTGTCAATCGTTTTTTCATATGCCGGAAAAAGCGGGGGCGACAGTACTGTTTTTCCAGCCAGACCCGGAGATGTTGGGAGCCACAAAAACCAGTGGCTGGAGGAATTACCTTCTCAGGCATCCGTTTTAAAAACATTGTTAAAAAACAGTTTGATTCCTGATGATTCTTTTTCCGGGGAAGCGAACGACAGAAAAAGAGACAAACTTGAGGGAGAGTTGGAGCTGGCGATTGCTAATTGGCAGAAACTTGTTAAAAGACCGTCTTATCCTGCCGCCGTTGTTTCTGTCAGCGATGCCGCTATGCGGGTAGTTATTACCCGGAGCGATGGCCTCCGGAATACCAGTCTGGATTCTCTGTACGAAAAGCTGATCAACATCCAGACGCAAAGCTATCTCGCACTATTGGATACTGAAGCCCTGGAGGATATTGCAGGTATTGTCACTGCTGGTCTGGTGGCTGCCGGGAGTAGTGGTGACGAAGATGATAATAATAATGACAACACTCATTACTCTTTCGATGCCGGGCCTGAGCCACTGATCCTTGTCTACGACGACAAGGAGTATCCGGAGCAGAATTCAGCGGAAGGGCTGATCAGGAAGAACCAGAGAAATAAACGATGGCTGTTAAAAATCCTCCGGAAAAAAATGCAGCAGGCCATAGCCCGGGGCCATGGTGACCTTGCCCGGATTCTTGATAACAGGGTCATGCTGATTACCGCTGACCTCGAACGCCTGAATGATTTAAGTACATCATCAACCGGAATCACGGGAAATGACCGGGGCTCCCCGGGGATTTTGTCATTCCTGAAGGCATCACTGGCTGATTATGACCGGGAGCTGCAGCAGCGTGATGATGACGCTTTGATACAGGCACTGTCTCAACATCCCGTAAGCACTGATTACCAGGGCATTTTTATTGTTTCCAGCGAATTGACCAGCGGAGAAGCACGGTTATATGCCTGGTGGCAGGATACAGCCACAGGATTCGTTTACCGTGAACTGATAAAACGGCTGGAGCAGCAGTTGCAGTCGGAAACAGACGATATTAGCGAGTCAACAGAAAAAATCGGGGCTCTGGTTGGCGGCCTCAGAGCACTGGTGCATCGATTTCGGGAGATGTCTCCGGCGAATAGCTCGTACGATGGCAGGCAGGTACCCAATCAAAATGAAAGCCACGGGCAACCCAACAAAACAGTAGCCAGTGACAAAAGCTCAGGTTCAAGCACCACGGCAAGCGGAGCCGCCTGTCAGGACAATAAGAAGAATAATGGCGAAAAAGGTGACGAAGAGGAAGGGGAAGGGGAAGACCCCCCCAACAAACATGAGCATTCATACAGCAAGACCGTCTACTGTCCGCTCTGCAAAGGGCCTTGCAACGAGGTGAAACCGGAAGCCGTTACTCTGGTATCGGGGGGGAGGCACTCAACCGCTGCAAAAGAAAATGAGAAGTTACCTTTCAAGCCCGGCGCGACAGCAGAGGGTCTGGAGAATGCGGCTAGATACGGTAATACCCAAGCCGTTGAATACTTTCTGTCCCGAGGTGTTCATCCCAACGATTCGCCAAAAGCTCTGGAGTGTGCAGCTTTAAATGGACATACCGAGATCGTCAAAGCTCTGCTGGGCAAAGGTGCCAAGCTCAGCGAGTCGCCATTCGCTATGGTGAACGCAATCTCAAACAGACATATCAATATCTTCTACGCTCTGCTGGACACAGAGGCCAATCCTGACAACTTATCATATGAACTGCGGTTTGCAGCCGCACATGAACATCTCGATATCGTCAACGTTCTGCTGGACAGAGGTGTCAAGCCCTGCGAGTGGCTAAGACCTCTGGAGTGGGCAGCCTTAAATAGACATCTCTATATCGTCAACGCTCTGCTGGACAGAGGTGCCAGGCCCAGCGATTCGCCAAAATCTCTGGAGTGGGCAGCCTCAAATGGACATCTCAATATCGTCAACGCTCTGCTGGACAAAGGTGCCAAGCCCAGCGATTCGCCAGAAGCTCTGGAGTGGGCAGCCTCAGACGGAAATATCTATATCGTCAATACCCTGCTGGCCTACGGTGTCCAGCCCAGCCAGTTACAAAAAGCTCTGGATCGGGCTGTTTCCAAAGGACATAACGAGGTCGTCAATAACCTGCTGGCCAACGGTGCCCAGCCCAGCCTGTCATCAGAAATGCATGAGCTGGCAATTTCCAGAGGACATACCAAAACCGTCGAGATTGTCGAGGCGGCCAAAAATCATGCCTTAATGCCAGGACAAGCAAAATCTCTGTGTTTACAAGCCCGTAACGCCATTCGTACTCTGCTGATCAATAATCCGGCCAACGCTGATCAATCACTGAAGAAGGTGATCTACTCTCTGCCCCTGCCCACCCATATGAAAAACTATTTGTTTGAACCTCTGTGA
- a CDS encoding ankyrin repeat domain-containing protein, translating into MFNVRRCSSNVLVFWARCGNTQVVEYLLSRGAHPNDSPKALGWAALNGHTEIVKILLKNGADPSKCPRALEWAALDGHTEIVKALLDKGAKPSDSPEALESAAKNGHIDIVNALLDKGAKLRESPRAMKNAISKRHIDIFNALLNKEANPDKLIKELWFAASNGHLDIVNVLLNKGVKPNKCPIALEKAASNGHLNIVNALLDRGAKPSDSPKALESAASKGYIKIVNTLLAYGVQPSQLQKALDLAASKGHNEVVKTLLANGAQPSLSSEMHELAISDGHGRTVEIVEAAKNHALMPGQTKSLCLQARNAIRTLLINNPANADQSLKKVIYSLPLPTPMKNYLFEPL; encoded by the coding sequence ATGTTTAATGTCAGGCGCTGCTCGTCAAATGTTCTGGTGTTTTGGGCTAGATGTGGTAATACCCAAGTCGTTGAATACCTTCTGTCCCGAGGTGCTCATCCCAACGATTCGCCAAAAGCTCTGGGGTGGGCAGCTTTAAATGGACATACCGAGATCGTCAAAATTCTGCTGAAAAACGGTGCAGATCCCAGCAAGTGCCCAAGAGCTCTGGAGTGGGCAGCCTTAGATGGACATACCGAGATCGTCAAAGCTCTGCTGGACAAAGGAGCCAAGCCCAGCGATTCGCCAGAAGCTCTGGAGTCGGCAGCTAAAAATGGACATATCGATATCGTCAACGCTCTGCTGGACAAGGGTGCCAAGCTTAGAGAGTCGCCAAGGGCTATGAAGAACGCAATCTCAAAAAGACATATCGATATCTTCAACGCTCTGCTGAACAAAGAGGCCAATCCTGACAAGTTAATAAAAGAACTGTGGTTTGCAGCCTCAAATGGACATCTCGATATCGTCAACGTTCTGCTGAACAAAGGTGTCAAGCCCAACAAGTGCCCAATAGCTCTGGAGAAAGCAGCCTCAAATGGACATCTCAATATCGTCAACGCTCTGCTGGACAGAGGTGCCAAGCCCAGCGATTCGCCAAAAGCTCTGGAGTCGGCAGCCTCAAAAGGATATATCAAAATCGTCAATACCCTGCTGGCCTACGGTGTCCAGCCCAGCCAGTTACAAAAAGCTCTGGATCTGGCTGCTTCCAAAGGGCATAACGAGGTCGTCAAAACCCTGCTGGCCAACGGTGCCCAGCCCAGCCTGTCATCAGAAATGCATGAGCTGGCAATTTCCGACGGACATGGCAGGACCGTCGAGATTGTCGAGGCGGCCAAAAATCATGCCTTAATGCCAGGACAAACAAAATCTCTGTGTTTACAAGCCCGTAACGCCATTCGTACTCTGCTGATCAATAATCCGGCCAACGCTGATCAATCACTGAAGAAGGTGATCTACTCTCTGCCCCTGCCCACCCCTATGAAAAACTATTTGTTTGAACCTCTGTGA
- the cysG gene encoding siroheme synthase CysG, protein MDYFPLFMDIRQRPCLIVGGGDVALRKARVLKEAGAFIRIVAQQVSDELKELLNSPEHQIYERGFCQNDLDDAFVVIAATDQQATNQLVAESAKQKNLIVNVVDSPADSNAIMPAIVDRSPVIAAFSTGGKAPVLARMLREKLESLLPSRYGSLATLAGRYRSRVIERFDSINDRRRFWETIFSGTAAEAALNGDEEGAERQIETQLANQKKQKTGEVYLVGAGPGDPDLLTFRALRLMQQADVVLYDRLVSEPIRALCRRDAEYIYVGKKCAKHIKPQPEINDLLVEQAKMGKRVLRLKGGDPFIFGRGGEELESLARENIPFQVVPGITAASGCASYAGIPLTHRDHAQSVRFVTGHEQNNGCSLDWQSLSKPNQTLVFYMGLLKLGHICDQLITHGCSARTPAALIEKGTTSQQRVITADLSTLPSLVKEKEIRSPALIIIGGVVELQASLNWKKFTNSSSEI, encoded by the coding sequence ATGGATTACTTTCCTCTTTTTATGGATATCAGGCAGCGCCCTTGCCTGATCGTTGGTGGTGGCGATGTTGCCTTGCGAAAAGCCAGGGTTCTCAAAGAGGCCGGAGCGTTTATTCGCATCGTCGCCCAGCAGGTGAGCGACGAATTAAAGGAGCTGCTGAATAGCCCTGAGCACCAGATTTATGAGCGTGGCTTTTGTCAAAATGATCTGGATGATGCGTTTGTGGTTATTGCGGCAACCGATCAACAGGCCACCAATCAATTAGTCGCCGAATCGGCAAAGCAGAAAAACCTTATCGTCAATGTAGTGGACTCTCCGGCAGACAGTAACGCCATTATGCCCGCTATTGTGGATCGCTCCCCGGTGATAGCGGCTTTTTCCACCGGCGGGAAGGCTCCGGTGCTGGCAAGAATGCTGCGTGAAAAACTTGAGAGCCTGTTACCCTCGCGTTATGGATCACTGGCGACACTGGCCGGACGCTATCGCAGCCGTGTGATTGAGCGTTTTGACTCAATAAACGATAGACGTCGTTTCTGGGAAACGATTTTTTCCGGCACGGCAGCAGAAGCTGCTCTTAACGGTGACGAGGAAGGTGCTGAAAGGCAGATTGAGACTCAGTTAGCAAACCAGAAAAAACAAAAGACGGGTGAAGTCTACCTGGTAGGCGCAGGACCTGGCGATCCAGACCTGCTGACATTCAGGGCTTTGCGCCTGATGCAGCAGGCAGACGTAGTGCTTTATGACCGTCTTGTTTCCGAACCCATCCGGGCACTGTGCCGCCGGGATGCCGAGTACATCTACGTGGGCAAAAAGTGCGCTAAGCACATTAAGCCCCAGCCTGAAATCAATGACTTACTGGTTGAACAGGCCAAAATGGGTAAGCGGGTGCTTCGGCTCAAAGGCGGTGATCCGTTTATCTTTGGCCGGGGTGGAGAGGAACTGGAATCTTTAGCCCGGGAAAATATCCCTTTTCAGGTAGTGCCGGGCATCACAGCAGCATCAGGCTGTGCCTCTTACGCCGGGATTCCCCTCACCCACAGGGATCATGCCCAGTCCGTTCGCTTTGTCACCGGCCATGAGCAAAATAACGGCTGCTCCCTTGACTGGCAGAGCCTGAGCAAACCAAACCAGACCCTGGTCTTTTATATGGGTTTATTAAAGCTGGGGCACATCTGCGATCAGTTGATAACCCACGGATGTTCTGCCAGGACACCTGCCGCCTTGATAGAAAAGGGGACAACCAGTCAGCAGCGGGTCATCACGGCTGATCTGTCAACACTTCCCTCTCTGGTGAAAGAAAAAGAGATTCGATCACCTGCACTAATTATTATTGGCGGGGTAGTTGAATTGCAGGCATCTTTGAATTGGAAGAAATTCACCAATAGCTCCAGTGAAATCTAA
- the tnpA gene encoding IS200/IS605 family transposase, which produces MSAHNKDLLKGYLRKRHSVTKLVVHLVFTTKYRRKLFDGYMIKQLRESFESACEKLECQLLEMDGEKDHVHLLVAYPPKLAISVMVNNLKSTSSRRLRMLNTHLTAQSKAGLMWSRSYFACSAGGATIETLKDYVNSQSTPD; this is translated from the coding sequence GTGAGCGCACACAATAAAGATTTGCTTAAAGGGTATCTTCGCAAACGACATAGCGTTACCAAGCTGGTTGTTCATTTGGTGTTCACGACAAAGTACAGGCGAAAGCTTTTTGATGGCTATATGATCAAGCAGTTACGGGAGTCGTTCGAGAGTGCATGTGAAAAACTGGAATGCCAGTTACTTGAAATGGATGGCGAAAAAGATCACGTACACCTGTTGGTGGCCTACCCACCAAAACTGGCTATCAGTGTCATGGTAAATAATCTCAAATCAACATCATCAAGACGGTTGCGAATGCTCAATACCCACCTTACTGCTCAGAGCAAAGCAGGCTTAATGTGGTCAAGGTCTTACTTTGCTTGCAGTGCTGGCGGTGCAACTATCGAGACTCTGAAGGACTACGTTAATAGCCAGAGTACACCAGATTGA
- the asrB gene encoding anaerobic sulfite reductase subunit AsrB yields MQNNAGLYTPNATEQEECANHYLPRPYRIERIIKHTKDEWAFMVPVDFEGGFDKFVEVSLPLAGECPISISDFGEGWIELVIRRVGKVTSKLFELKAGDTIYLRGPMGNGYPVHEEFVGNNLTVIAGGTGVAPARSVINYFMRNRDQVQEMDVIVGFRSREHVLFADDIEVWKERFNTIVTLDEGDPEKGENIGLVTKYLDGLNYENPERHHYVVVGPPMMIKFTVKGLLDNGAREDRIWVSHERRMACAVGKCGHCRVGNTYICLDGPVFRYDHSKHLVD; encoded by the coding sequence ATGCAGAATAACGCCGGGCTGTATACGCCAAACGCAACGGAGCAGGAAGAGTGCGCCAACCACTACCTGCCCAGGCCTTACCGTATTGAACGCATCATCAAGCACACCAAAGACGAGTGGGCTTTCATGGTGCCGGTTGATTTCGAAGGTGGGTTCGACAAGTTTGTTGAAGTATCACTGCCCCTGGCCGGTGAATGCCCTATTTCGATTTCAGACTTTGGTGAAGGCTGGATTGAGCTGGTCATTCGTCGTGTCGGCAAAGTCACCAGCAAACTGTTCGAACTGAAGGCAGGCGATACGATCTACCTGCGTGGCCCGATGGGCAATGGTTATCCGGTTCATGAAGAGTTTGTCGGCAACAACCTCACCGTAATCGCCGGAGGCACCGGTGTCGCTCCTGCCCGCTCCGTGATCAACTATTTCATGAGAAATCGTGACCAGGTTCAGGAGATGGATGTGATTGTCGGCTTCAGAAGCCGGGAGCATGTCCTGTTTGCGGACGATATCGAGGTGTGGAAAGAGCGCTTCAACACCATTGTCACCCTGGACGAAGGCGACCCGGAAAAGGGTGAGAACATCGGTCTGGTGACTAAATACCTGGACGGATTGAATTACGAAAACCCTGAACGACACCACTATGTGGTGGTGGGGCCGCCCATGATGATCAAGTTTACAGTGAAAGGCTTGCTGGACAACGGCGCAAGGGAAGATCGTATCTGGGTATCCCACGAACGCAGAATGGCCTGCGCTGTCGGTAAATGCGGCCACTGTCGTGTAGGTAATACGTATATCTGTCTTGACGGTCCTGTTTTCCGTTACGACCACTCCAAGCATCTGGTGGACTGA
- a CDS encoding septum formation initiator family protein, which yields MITLPPENLSPSLLEYIVKQQELITRQQRQIAQLMEQNVQLQARIEVLEAEIIRLKKLNPKPNIKPGSLLFRDYSHGQGFFNIKPM from the coding sequence ATGATTACTTTGCCTCCTGAAAATCTTTCCCCCAGCCTGCTTGAATACATAGTCAAGCAACAGGAGCTGATTACCCGGCAGCAAAGGCAAATTGCTCAGCTCATGGAGCAAAACGTTCAGTTGCAGGCTCGGATAGAAGTTCTGGAGGCCGAAATCATCCGCCTTAAAAAGCTCAACCCAAAACCCAACATCAAGCCAGGCTCATTGCTATTCAGGGACTACAGCCATGGGCAAGGCTTTTTTAATATCAAACCTATGTAG
- the asrC gene encoding sulfite reductase subunit C: protein MPLDIDIIKTRANMDYRLSKVRGECMLSLRTVGGTIPAHLLDVARDVAQKYGNGTVRLTTRQKLAMPGIRYEDIPAVNKMIAPFIKEMTIDTCGIEQDPEEGYKSIGGRNIVTCQGNRICVKANCDTTGIARRLEKLIYPSKYHLKVVIAGCPQDCAKANLGDIGIFGIAQMEYDRERCIGCNKCAELCDQHAAQCLHPSQGKILKEETKCIGCGECALVCPTLAWHRNPKKLYMVKLGGRTSKVTPRIGKMFLNWVTEDVIAQVIENIWKFSAHMLDGSPKYLHMGHLIDVAGYHKFKEWVLKDVELNPEAKVADRMYWLENEYVANMHVKDPDKHGIH, encoded by the coding sequence ATGCCTTTAGATATAGATATCATTAAAACCCGTGCAAACATGGACTACAGACTCTCCAAGGTACGCGGGGAGTGTATGCTGAGCCTCAGGACCGTGGGTGGTACCATACCGGCTCACTTGCTGGATGTAGCCAGGGACGTGGCGCAGAAATACGGCAACGGCACCGTTCGTCTGACCACTCGCCAGAAGCTGGCGATGCCGGGTATCCGCTATGAGGATATTCCGGCGGTTAACAAGATGATTGCCCCGTTCATCAAGGAAATGACCATTGATACCTGTGGTATCGAGCAGGACCCTGAAGAAGGTTATAAGAGCATTGGTGGTCGCAACATCGTTACCTGTCAGGGTAACCGTATCTGCGTGAAAGCCAACTGCGACACTACGGGGATCGCCAGACGCCTGGAAAAACTGATCTACCCGTCCAAATACCATCTGAAAGTCGTTATCGCCGGTTGCCCTCAGGATTGCGCCAAAGCCAACCTGGGTGATATTGGCATCTTTGGTATTGCGCAGATGGAGTATGACCGTGAGCGTTGCATTGGCTGCAATAAGTGTGCAGAGCTTTGTGACCAGCACGCGGCCCAGTGCCTGCATCCGAGCCAGGGCAAAATCCTTAAAGAAGAGACCAAGTGCATAGGTTGTGGCGAGTGCGCCCTGGTCTGCCCGACCCTGGCCTGGCACCGCAACCCGAAAAAACTGTATATGGTCAAGCTCGGTGGCCGTACTTCAAAAGTGACCCCGCGAATTGGCAAGATGTTCCTGAACTGGGTAACGGAAGACGTGATCGCCCAGGTCATTGAAAACATCTGGAAGTTCTCTGCTCACATGCTCGACGGCTCTCCCAAGTACCTGCACATGGGACACCTGATTGACGTCGCTGGCTACCATAAATTCAAGGAATGGGTGCTGAAAGACGTTGAGCTGAATCCGGAAGCCAAAGTCGCCGACCGCATGTACTGGCTGGAAAATGAGTACGTCGCGAATATGCACGTTAAAGACCCTGACAAGCATGGAATTCACTAA
- the asrA gene encoding anaerobic sulfite reductase subunit AsrA: MSLSLTNGALNEVFETLSRHYRIMAPVRIVGGGRFSDTDNIQYGEVSTAEEIVWEEKSHFSPKEVIAPITQTLFQFHEGQLITSSVDRRKILLFMRPCDIHGLRQLDNMFLKNGDNEDFYYKRLREKVKVAMFECKTGWDSCFCVSMNTHETSDYDIACRFSESGADIHFQCNELREAFAEHGTESNFKPEFIKENQFTLKLPESTGLSAQEIRDRTIGHPLFDEYDRRCVECGRCTTSCGTCSCYSVNDVHYTENANFGERQRIWSSCIIPGFSDMAGGHSYRQRSGERLRYRLLHKMVDHKERFGDHMCVGCGRCDDRCPQYISFSNMVSKVTTALEETQHAE; encoded by the coding sequence ATGAGTTTATCGTTGACCAATGGCGCCCTGAATGAAGTGTTTGAGACATTGTCCAGGCACTATCGAATCATGGCGCCTGTTCGTATTGTCGGTGGTGGGCGGTTTTCCGATACCGACAACATCCAATATGGCGAAGTGTCCACTGCCGAAGAGATCGTCTGGGAGGAGAAGTCCCATTTTTCTCCCAAAGAAGTGATTGCCCCGATCACCCAGACGCTGTTTCAGTTCCACGAAGGCCAGCTGATTACGTCTTCTGTTGACCGCCGCAAGATACTGCTGTTTATGCGCCCATGCGATATCCACGGTCTCCGTCAGCTCGACAATATGTTTCTGAAAAATGGCGACAATGAAGACTTTTACTACAAACGATTGCGGGAAAAAGTCAAAGTCGCCATGTTCGAGTGCAAAACCGGCTGGGACAGCTGCTTTTGCGTATCCATGAATACCCACGAAACCAGCGACTACGACATCGCCTGTCGCTTCAGCGAGTCCGGGGCAGACATTCATTTCCAGTGTAATGAACTGCGCGAGGCCTTTGCGGAGCATGGCACTGAGAGCAATTTTAAACCGGAGTTCATCAAGGAAAACCAGTTTACCCTGAAGTTACCCGAGAGCACCGGGCTGTCGGCTCAGGAAATCAGGGATCGAACCATCGGACACCCGTTGTTTGATGAATACGACCGCCGTTGTGTTGAGTGCGGCCGCTGCACCACTTCCTGTGGCACCTGCTCCTGCTACAGCGTCAATGACGTACATTACACCGAAAACGCTAATTTCGGTGAGCGCCAGAGAATCTGGTCATCCTGCATTATCCCCGGTTTTTCTGATATGGCCGGCGGCCACTCTTACCGCCAGCGCAGCGGTGAACGACTGAGATACCGACTCCTGCATAAAATGGTTGACCACAAAGAACGGTTTGGCGATCACATGTGCGTGGGTTGTGGCCGCTGCGACGACCGCTGCCCGCAGTATATCTCTTTTTCCAACATGGTCAGCAAGGTCACCACCGCGCTTGAGGAGACTCAACATGCAGAATAA